In one Sulfitobacter sp. LCG007 genomic region, the following are encoded:
- a CDS encoding lipoxygenase family protein, giving the protein MRQTIWKVRRWFWDTISIVIFKGKKVERIPLPPRDAPGLKAIPISKRIPDIGIHNALLGDHIPKDEASAKMLWVFRFRLLMFKIFGPMQEGLPEIDADIRKAMAEAYPEKYRKLFRAPEMPAEMAGSGLPDLGLMAVASPYAGFLHRDDAGNLVWDFRDLEGLEVHEGYRPLGGRVFFEVEGRKLVATRIETPEGISRPGDAGWDRARAAALCSASTQTSLVTHFNHVHLACGEPFAIATRNEFRHDHPICRLIWPHAFGTQNSNYLVTRLQLVKGGAFETMFSLTHEALWTLFDKTYGDYRASVIVPPLDWEDRGLADLDIDTPVQDNLTELYQVMHAHAQRYIENYYASDETLRADRQVAGWLAALEHLVPNGLGTILRGEPSREGLARLIGGFIYMASVTHEFLGSYMWDYQLWVDRNPVRIRRDGRRIPVDVFQKVINGNFNLNVNRAVLMQDLSYFAVDDAGRRLFWQFEQELRALQIDMGRRPHATWRVTPDRLDANINA; this is encoded by the coding sequence ATGCGACAGACGATCTGGAAGGTGCGGCGATGGTTCTGGGACACCATCTCGATCGTGATCTTCAAGGGCAAGAAGGTCGAGCGTATCCCGCTGCCGCCTCGGGATGCGCCCGGCCTGAAGGCGATCCCGATCTCTAAGCGGATCCCCGACATCGGCATCCACAATGCTCTGCTGGGCGATCACATTCCGAAGGACGAGGCCAGCGCGAAGATGCTCTGGGTCTTTCGGTTCCGTCTGCTGATGTTCAAGATCTTCGGGCCGATGCAGGAAGGTCTGCCCGAGATCGACGCGGACATCCGCAAGGCCATGGCCGAGGCCTATCCCGAGAAGTACCGCAAGCTGTTCCGCGCGCCCGAGATGCCCGCCGAGATGGCCGGTTCCGGCCTGCCGGATCTTGGGCTGATGGCTGTCGCGAGCCCATATGCCGGCTTTCTTCATCGCGACGATGCGGGCAACCTCGTCTGGGATTTCCGCGATCTCGAAGGGCTCGAGGTTCATGAGGGATATCGTCCGCTCGGGGGCAGGGTCTTCTTCGAGGTCGAGGGTCGCAAGCTTGTCGCGACCCGCATCGAGACCCCGGAAGGCATCTCGCGCCCTGGCGATGCCGGCTGGGACCGGGCCAGGGCCGCGGCGCTCTGTTCGGCCTCGACGCAGACTTCGCTGGTGACGCATTTCAACCATGTGCACCTTGCCTGCGGCGAGCCCTTCGCCATCGCCACGCGCAACGAGTTTCGCCACGACCACCCGATCTGCCGCCTGATCTGGCCGCATGCCTTCGGCACGCAGAACAGCAACTATCTCGTGACTCGGCTTCAGCTCGTGAAGGGAGGCGCCTTCGAGACCATGTTCTCGCTGACGCACGAGGCTCTGTGGACGCTATTTGACAAGACCTATGGCGACTATCGCGCCAGCGTGATCGTCCCGCCGCTCGACTGGGAGGACAGAGGGCTTGCGGATCTCGACATCGACACGCCCGTGCAGGACAACCTGACCGAACTTTATCAGGTGATGCACGCTCATGCGCAGCGCTACATCGAGAATTACTACGCTTCGGACGAAACGCTGCGGGCCGACCGGCAGGTGGCAGGCTGGCTGGCCGCGCTCGAACATCTCGTTCCCAACGGGCTCGGCACGATCCTGCGCGGAGAGCCAAGCCGCGAGGGCCTCGCCCGGCTGATCGGAGGCTTCATCTACATGGCCTCTGTCACCCACGAGTTTCTCGGATCCTACATGTGGGACTATCAGCTCTGGGTCGATCGCAATCCGGTTCGGATCCGCAGGGACGGGCGGCGCATTCCGGTTGACGTGTTTCAGAAGGTGATCAACGGCAACTTCAACCTCAACGTGAACCGCGCCGTCCTGATGCAGGATCTCTCCTATTTCGCCGTAGACGACGCGGGCCGGCGGCTGTTCTGGCAATTCGAACAGGAGCTCAGGGCGTTGCAGATCGACATGGGGCGCCGCCCGCACGCCACCTGGCGCGTGACGCCGGACCGGCTGGACGCGAACATCAACGCCTGA
- a CDS encoding adenylate/guanylate cyclase domain-containing protein — MVAVAGIEGQRRQVSVLFADIVGFTETAERIGDEAAFRLIQIVSARMMEAVHSQGGSVQEFRGDGIMALFGAPTALEDAPLRACRAALRIQSMIGAVSDELEAQHGVRPQVRVGIHAGQLVVGEVGDDKRLRFTAIGDTVNLAARLEAEAEPGTIYVSDALLSLIRGQVSVTDVGARRVKGKSRAQQMYRLEATHEGVSRFDVSRTLGLTGLQERSAELSHLKNAFERACAGSYEIVHVIGEAGIGKSRLMHEFRRSLMTEENVLFLQGDCHADGAGTPFLPIVDLVRGAFGISRQDSREAVEAKLASKMDEIEFATPDALPYLMMLLSLDDEGASAPAMNADIAGQRMRDLLMELLWQASRLRKVVLFIEDLHWVDPDSEALLDRIVQMREEGLGLMLVFAFRPYHVPPWTRIGGISELRVQPLSKEGTIRLLFERLGISGLDAQMVGLAVDKVEGNPLYAEEIARFLQERGKDSLQNEGTPDAVVLPANLQNLVMDRFDRLNRDTRRMLQAASVAGRRFNGELIRKLLGLERPVEDLLAEAEQNDLVRHVEDRDTDYVFKHVLVQDAIYDTLMAAARSKLHADVGLAIEKRYEGRTDEVADTLAYHFERSDLHDKKVQYLAAAGRKNLALFSLEMAHENLSRAVELIDTRVPDVDPELHADILRHWLEVQQWRADFAKSISTFEPRIGSLRALSNTRSYPRAMSLLGVAYVQVFRFAEAEDCLREAMAIGEERQDRLTIAHACIGLMNQNCVRFSPKAFEGNRALFEKASAAVDMEKELYIRMYAEFYWAWTHSQRGDMDIAREMGIRAIEHGRSRKYPGSVGYGCIAVAFNDGYSERFESAIAYAEEGQRSSGGLIDRSISTALKGLAMALSGDGAGGLKVLQDLSRSLEGKGFLSIYNVADMPTGVAMVADGDLARGVAWIERCVTEGVALGNVHNEAMGHIVLGEIYLKLASGGERPSFSVLLKNALFLLRSIPFAKSRAIAHFDEAARIGLENDMFGIAAQALFDKAAALRALRRRAEALDVLREAKNAVGHIRWQMMSEKIEAEIAALAPKVATAVPSLALEERREVD; from the coding sequence ATGGTAGCAGTCGCAGGCATCGAGGGTCAGAGGCGGCAGGTGTCGGTGCTCTTTGCCGATATCGTGGGCTTTACCGAGACCGCCGAGCGCATCGGCGACGAGGCCGCCTTCCGTCTGATCCAGATCGTCTCGGCAAGGATGATGGAGGCGGTGCATTCCCAGGGCGGCTCCGTACAGGAGTTTCGTGGCGACGGGATCATGGCGTTGTTCGGTGCGCCCACGGCGCTGGAGGATGCGCCGTTGCGGGCGTGCCGCGCCGCCTTGAGGATCCAGTCGATGATCGGCGCGGTCAGCGACGAGCTCGAGGCACAACACGGCGTGCGCCCCCAGGTGCGCGTGGGCATCCATGCCGGCCAGCTCGTCGTCGGCGAGGTCGGCGATGACAAGCGTCTGCGGTTCACCGCGATTGGCGACACCGTGAACCTTGCCGCACGCCTCGAGGCCGAAGCCGAACCGGGAACGATCTACGTCAGCGATGCGCTGCTGTCGCTGATCCGCGGGCAGGTCTCGGTGACCGATGTCGGGGCCCGCCGGGTCAAGGGCAAGTCGCGCGCGCAGCAGATGTATCGCCTCGAGGCGACGCATGAGGGTGTCTCGCGTTTCGACGTCTCGCGGACACTGGGTCTGACGGGACTTCAGGAGCGCAGTGCCGAGCTAAGCCACCTCAAGAACGCCTTCGAACGCGCCTGCGCGGGCAGCTACGAGATCGTGCATGTCATCGGCGAGGCGGGCATCGGCAAATCCCGGTTGATGCATGAATTCCGCCGCAGCCTGATGACCGAGGAAAACGTGCTGTTCCTCCAGGGAGATTGTCACGCGGATGGCGCAGGAACACCTTTCCTGCCGATCGTGGACCTGGTTCGCGGCGCCTTTGGCATCAGCCGACAGGACAGCCGCGAGGCCGTCGAGGCGAAGCTCGCCTCGAAGATGGATGAGATCGAATTCGCCACGCCGGACGCCCTGCCCTATCTCATGATGCTGCTGTCGCTCGATGACGAGGGTGCGTCGGCGCCCGCCATGAACGCCGATATTGCCGGCCAGCGCATGCGGGATCTTCTCATGGAACTGCTCTGGCAGGCCTCCCGTCTGCGCAAGGTCGTGCTTTTCATCGAGGATCTTCACTGGGTCGACCCGGATTCCGAGGCGCTGCTCGATCGCATCGTGCAGATGCGCGAGGAAGGTCTGGGCCTCATGCTCGTCTTCGCATTCCGCCCCTACCACGTGCCGCCGTGGACACGGATCGGGGGCATCTCGGAGCTTCGGGTGCAACCGCTGAGCAAGGAGGGCACGATCCGCCTGCTCTTCGAACGGCTCGGCATTTCCGGGCTCGATGCGCAGATGGTCGGGCTTGCCGTGGACAAGGTCGAGGGCAACCCGCTTTACGCCGAGGAGATCGCGCGCTTTCTGCAGGAGCGCGGCAAGGACAGCCTGCAGAACGAAGGCACACCGGATGCGGTCGTGCTTCCGGCCAACCTGCAGAACCTGGTGATGGATCGCTTCGACAGGTTGAACCGGGATACCCGGCGCATGCTGCAGGCCGCCTCGGTCGCCGGACGGCGTTTCAACGGCGAACTGATCCGCAAGCTGCTGGGCCTGGAGCGTCCGGTCGAGGACCTGCTGGCGGAGGCCGAGCAGAACGACCTCGTGCGACATGTCGAGGATCGCGACACGGATTATGTCTTCAAGCATGTCCTCGTGCAGGATGCGATCTACGACACGCTCATGGCGGCCGCGCGCAGCAAGCTCCATGCCGACGTGGGCCTTGCCATAGAAAAGCGCTACGAGGGCCGGACCGACGAGGTTGCGGACACGCTTGCCTACCACTTCGAGCGCTCGGACCTGCATGACAAGAAGGTGCAGTACCTCGCCGCCGCCGGTCGCAAGAATCTCGCGCTGTTCTCGCTCGAGATGGCGCATGAAAACCTTTCGAGGGCGGTCGAACTGATCGACACCAGGGTGCCGGACGTCGATCCCGAGCTGCATGCCGACATCCTGCGCCACTGGCTCGAGGTCCAGCAGTGGCGGGCGGATTTCGCCAAGAGCATCTCGACATTCGAGCCGCGCATCGGGTCGCTCAGGGCGCTGTCGAATACCCGCAGCTACCCGCGTGCCATGTCCCTGCTTGGGGTCGCCTATGTCCAGGTCTTCCGTTTCGCCGAGGCCGAGGACTGTCTGCGCGAGGCCATGGCCATCGGCGAGGAACGTCAGGACCGCCTGACCATCGCGCATGCCTGCATAGGGCTGATGAACCAGAACTGTGTCCGCTTCAGTCCTAAGGCCTTCGAGGGCAACAGGGCGCTCTTCGAGAAGGCCAGCGCGGCCGTGGACATGGAAAAGGAACTCTACATCCGAATGTATGCAGAGTTCTACTGGGCCTGGACCCATTCCCAGCGCGGCGACATGGACATCGCGCGCGAGATGGGGATCAGGGCCATCGAACATGGGCGGTCCCGCAAATATCCCGGCTCGGTCGGATACGGCTGCATCGCGGTCGCCTTCAACGACGGCTATTCGGAGCGCTTCGAAAGCGCCATTGCCTATGCCGAGGAAGGTCAGCGATCTTCGGGCGGGCTGATCGACAGAAGCATCTCGACGGCGCTGAAGGGGCTCGCCATGGCGCTGTCCGGCGACGGTGCGGGCGGGCTGAAGGTGCTGCAGGACCTCTCCAGATCGCTGGAGGGAAAGGGCTTCCTGTCGATCTACAACGTCGCCGACATGCCGACCGGCGTTGCGATGGTCGCCGACGGCGATCTTGCCCGGGGCGTGGCGTGGATCGAGCGTTGTGTGACCGAGGGGGTCGCGCTTGGCAACGTCCACAACGAGGCGATGGGCCATATCGTTCTCGGCGAGATCTATCTGAAGCTCGCCAGCGGCGGCGAACGGCCCAGCTTCTCCGTTCTGCTGAAGAACGCGCTGTTCCTGCTGCGGTCCATTCCCTTCGCGAAATCCAGGGCGATTGCGCATTTCGACGAGGCGGCGCGAATCGGGCTGGAAAACGACATGTTCGGCATCGCGGCCCAGGCGCTCTTCGACAAGGCAGCGGCGCTCAGGGCATTGCGTCGCCGCGCCGAAGCGCTCGACGTTCTGCGCGAGGCCAAGAATGCGGTCGGTCACATCCGCTGGCAGATGATGTCCGAAAAGATCGAGGCGGAAATCGCGGCACTCGCGCCGAAGGTGGCGACGGCTGTCCCGTCCCTTGCGCTGGAAGAGCGCAGGGAAGTCGACTGA
- a CDS encoding ABC transporter transmembrane domain-containing protein produces the protein MNGRPGIERSLFSFIWTHSKRDQILLLVFTLALFPLLFLTLELPKRIINDAIGASAGVVDVLGAEIAQVNYLWLLCGAFLLSVLAHGLMKMRINTMKGVLSERMLRRLRYGLIARMLRFPSAYFQRTSQGELVSMITAETEPMGGMMGDALTQPVLQAGQMLTILFFLFLQSFWFGLAAVALIPLQAWVIPKLQRQINLMNKERIREVRSLASLIGESAAGAGTLRAHGGWRYRLAQITRQLGTLYQIRFQIYQKKFFMKFINNFIGQLTPFFFFAIGGYLVIEGAVSIGALVAALAAYKDLSAPWKELLDYYNQAADMTLRWEILQDRFTPQGMLDERLFVGEPDEIPRLDGALELDGVTVTDADGNPVLEHVSATFPAGAMIGIEAKSDEDRQAFSAVMTRELQPTMGEVRIGGQNIARLHQAVIAARIGHANSRPVLFQGSFGENALMPLRARPALSGAQALHVLGEEAIRSGNSSDALDADWLDPRLAGLETVTDLRAWWLSLIDAMGTGSAFFRRSLDQNCTEDMDPRLAGRLVEVRPKVWDAICAAGLERHVHRFDPARYNPALGVASNLFYATLRRPMDYEELAEQTRLFELLRELGQEETLLELSTDVIEMLAQIFGTDGTEHPLFRTVGLDPKLFEASARLVLDRKGQSRKPLTEAEKIMLMTLPAQLPAEQFGSGFSDRIQERVLRVRAAHAERMREELSDIFVGLDPSRIAPGLSVLENALYGMISDRAGPRAEEVRKVVSDVLDSEGLRSDVMQLIYDLQMTHAGANLPALFAEPLALSRATVKRPDILVLDQILASYDHAARAEMQKNLRALMPDTMMICLSDNFPDPDLFDIFLEIRQGRVYSPDSTEEELDEGLAGADLTRKLRALESTDLFSGLSRKQLRLLAFGAKWYSAAADEVIFHKNDDPGDGAYMILSGSAGLYDPMPDGSQDLVATVGPGRLVGELGLIRNVPRALTMKAHSDVEALRLGAEEFLAVVENDASTAYKLLQVVAGYAGR, from the coding sequence GTGAATGGGAGACCGGGTATCGAACGTTCACTGTTCTCGTTCATCTGGACGCACTCGAAGCGGGACCAGATTCTGCTGCTGGTCTTTACGCTCGCGCTGTTTCCGCTGCTTTTCCTGACCCTCGAACTTCCCAAGCGGATCATCAACGATGCCATCGGCGCGTCGGCCGGAGTGGTCGACGTTCTGGGCGCAGAGATCGCGCAGGTGAACTATCTCTGGCTGCTCTGCGGGGCGTTCCTGCTGTCCGTGCTGGCGCACGGATTGATGAAGATGCGCATCAACACCATGAAGGGCGTCCTCTCCGAGCGCATGCTGCGGCGGCTGCGCTACGGGCTGATCGCACGGATGCTGAGATTCCCGTCGGCCTATTTCCAGCGCACGTCACAGGGCGAACTCGTGTCGATGATCACCGCCGAGACAGAGCCGATGGGCGGCATGATGGGCGACGCGCTGACCCAGCCGGTACTGCAGGCCGGGCAGATGCTGACGATCCTCTTCTTCCTTTTCCTGCAAAGCTTCTGGTTCGGGCTCGCAGCGGTGGCGCTGATCCCGCTGCAGGCCTGGGTGATCCCGAAGCTCCAGCGCCAGATCAACCTGATGAACAAGGAGCGCATCCGCGAGGTTCGCTCGCTGGCGTCGCTGATCGGAGAAAGCGCGGCGGGAGCGGGCACGCTGCGCGCCCATGGCGGCTGGCGCTATCGTCTGGCTCAGATCACGCGCCAGCTCGGGACGCTCTACCAGATCCGATTCCAGATCTACCAGAAGAAGTTCTTCATGAAGTTCATCAACAACTTCATAGGCCAGCTCACGCCGTTCTTCTTCTTCGCCATCGGCGGCTACCTCGTGATAGAGGGCGCGGTTTCGATCGGGGCGCTGGTCGCGGCGCTTGCCGCCTACAAGGACCTCAGCGCGCCCTGGAAGGAACTTCTGGACTATTACAACCAGGCCGCCGACATGACCCTGCGATGGGAGATCCTGCAGGACCGCTTCACGCCGCAGGGAATGCTCGACGAACGGCTCTTCGTGGGCGAGCCTGACGAAATTCCGCGTCTGGACGGCGCGCTCGAGCTTGACGGGGTGACGGTCACGGATGCGGACGGGAACCCGGTGCTCGAGCATGTCAGCGCAACCTTCCCCGCCGGCGCGATGATCGGCATCGAGGCCAAGAGCGACGAGGACCGGCAGGCCTTTTCCGCCGTCATGACGCGCGAGTTGCAGCCGACCATGGGCGAAGTCCGCATCGGCGGGCAGAACATCGCCCGGCTGCATCAGGCCGTGATCGCCGCGCGGATCGGGCACGCGAACTCCCGGCCCGTGCTGTTTCAGGGATCCTTCGGTGAGAATGCGCTGATGCCGCTGCGCGCGCGGCCTGCGCTGTCGGGCGCGCAGGCTCTCCACGTGCTCGGAGAAGAGGCGATCCGGTCAGGCAACAGCTCCGATGCGCTTGACGCGGACTGGCTCGACCCGCGGCTTGCGGGGCTCGAGACCGTAACCGATCTGCGTGCCTGGTGGCTTTCGCTGATCGATGCGATGGGTACGGGGTCAGCCTTCTTCCGCCGCAGTCTGGATCAGAACTGTACCGAGGACATGGACCCGCGGCTTGCCGGACGCCTCGTCGAGGTGCGCCCGAAGGTATGGGACGCGATCTGCGCCGCGGGGCTCGAGCGGCATGTGCACCGTTTCGACCCGGCGCGCTACAACCCGGCCCTGGGCGTGGCCAGCAACCTTTTCTACGCCACCCTGCGCCGTCCCATGGATTACGAGGAACTGGCCGAGCAGACGCGTCTGTTCGAGCTTCTGCGCGAACTCGGGCAGGAAGAGACGCTGCTGGAACTGTCGACCGACGTGATCGAGATGCTGGCCCAGATCTTCGGAACCGACGGAACCGAACATCCGCTGTTCAGGACCGTTGGGCTCGATCCGAAACTGTTCGAGGCTTCGGCCCGCCTGGTGCTCGACAGGAAGGGGCAGTCCCGCAAGCCCCTGACCGAAGCCGAGAAGATCATGCTCATGACGCTCCCGGCGCAGCTACCGGCCGAGCAGTTCGGCTCGGGTTTTTCCGACCGGATCCAGGAGCGCGTGCTGCGTGTGCGTGCCGCACATGCCGAACGGATGCGCGAGGAACTGAGCGACATATTCGTCGGCCTCGATCCCTCCCGCATTGCGCCTGGCCTGTCGGTGCTCGAGAACGCGCTTTACGGGATGATCTCGGACCGGGCGGGTCCCCGGGCCGAGGAGGTGCGCAAGGTCGTCTCGGACGTGCTCGATAGCGAGGGGCTGCGCTCCGACGTCATGCAACTGATCTACGATCTTCAGATGACCCATGCCGGCGCGAACCTTCCGGCGCTTTTCGCCGAGCCGCTGGCGCTCAGCCGGGCGACGGTCAAGCGGCCCGACATCCTCGTGCTCGACCAGATACTGGCCAGCTACGATCACGCGGCCCGGGCCGAGATGCAGAAGAATCTGCGCGCGCTGATGCCCGATACGATGATGATCTGCCTCTCCGACAACTTTCCGGACCCCGACCTTTTCGACATCTTCCTCGAGATCCGTCAGGGCCGGGTCTATTCGCCGGACAGCACGGAGGAAGAGCTCGACGAGGGGCTGGCAGGCGCGGACCTGACACGAAAACTGCGGGCGCTGGAAAGCACCGACCTCTTTTCCGGGCTCAGTCGCAAACAGCTTCGCCTGCTGGCCTTCGGCGCGAAGTGGTACTCTGCGGCGGCGGATGAGGTGATCTTTCACAAGAACGACGATCCCGGCGACGGCGCATACATGATCCTGAGCGGCTCGGCCGGGCTTTACGATCCCATGCCCGACGGATCTCAGGATCTTGTGGCTACCGTGGGACCGGGGCGTCTGGTGGGCGAGCTTGGCCTGATCCGGAACGTGCCCCGTGCCCTGACGATGAAGGCCCATTCCGATGTCGAGGCGCTGCGGCTGGGGGCCGAGGAATTCCTCGCCGTGGTCGAGAACGACGCCTCGACCGCCTACAAGCTGCTGCAGGTCGTCGCGGGCTACGCCGGGCGCTGA
- a CDS encoding sn-glycerol-3-phosphate import ATP-binding protein UgpC gives MATVDLQDVKKRFGPNEVIHGVSVDIADGEFIVIVGPSGCGKSTLLRMVAGLETVSEGEIRIGGRRVNDVEPMDRDIAMVFQNYALYPHMSVRQNMGYGLKIAGLPKTEIERKVQEAATLLQLTDYLDRRPKALSGGQRQRVAMGRAIVREPSVFLFDEPLSNLDAKLRVQMRIEIRELQAKLGVTALYVTHDQVEAMTMADRMIVMNAGVAEQIGTPLEVYERPRTLFAAQFIGSPSMNILDGVADDGVVTLGNGARLSLGTSHRGPVKLGIRPEHLTLDPNGPVEVDLHLSEPLGANTLLHGRLSGTPEPVTVSLPGVHRIEGHGSRLRLSTPSENLHLFDPGSSARLD, from the coding sequence ATGGCCACAGTAGACCTTCAGGACGTCAAGAAACGCTTCGGCCCGAACGAGGTGATCCACGGCGTGTCCGTCGACATCGCCGACGGCGAGTTCATCGTCATCGTTGGACCCTCCGGCTGCGGGAAGTCGACGCTTCTTCGCATGGTCGCGGGATTGGAGACGGTTTCGGAAGGCGAAATCCGGATCGGCGGGCGGCGCGTGAACGATGTCGAACCCATGGACCGCGACATCGCCATGGTGTTTCAGAACTACGCGCTCTACCCGCACATGTCGGTGCGCCAGAACATGGGCTACGGGCTGAAGATCGCGGGACTGCCGAAGACCGAGATCGAACGGAAGGTGCAGGAAGCGGCGACGCTGCTGCAGCTCACCGATTATCTCGACCGGCGGCCCAAGGCGCTCTCGGGCGGTCAGCGCCAGCGCGTCGCCATGGGGCGCGCCATCGTGCGCGAGCCTTCGGTCTTTCTCTTCGACGAGCCGCTGTCGAACCTTGATGCCAAGCTGCGGGTCCAGATGCGCATCGAAATCCGCGAGTTGCAGGCCAAGCTTGGCGTCACGGCGCTTTATGTGACCCACGATCAGGTGGAGGCCATGACCATGGCAGACCGGATGATCGTGATGAACGCGGGTGTCGCCGAGCAGATCGGCACGCCGCTCGAGGTCTATGAACGTCCCCGCACGCTTTTCGCGGCGCAGTTCATCGGTTCGCCGTCGATGAACATTCTCGACGGGGTCGCGGACGACGGGGTCGTCACGCTCGGCAACGGCGCGCGGCTGTCGCTTGGCACATCGCATCGGGGCCCGGTCAAGCTGGGCATCCGGCCGGAGCATCTGACCCTTGACCCGAACGGGCCGGTCGAGGTGGATCTGCATCTATCCGAACCGCTCGGGGCGAACACGCTGCTGCACGGCCGCCTGTCGGGCACGCCGGAGCCCGTTACCGTCAGCCTTCCCGGCGTGCATCGGATCGAAGGGCACGGCAGCCGACTGAGGCTGTCGACGCCGTCGGAAAACCTTCATCTGTTCGACCCCGGAAGCAGTGCCAGGCTCGACTGA
- the ugpE gene encoding sn-glycerol-3-phosphate ABC transporter permease UgpE has protein sequence MVERRGRSLWLTHALMILGVLVVFFPIWLAFVASTVTQPDIARPPMPLLPGGHLVENYSKALFSGVNVPVATMLVNSLVMALGIAIGKIVISLLSAFAIVYFRFPLRGAFFWLIFLTLMLPVEVRIVPTYEVIAGFGMLNSYSGLILPLIASATATFLFRQFFLTVPDELAEAARVDGARPMRFFWDILLPMSRTNIAALFVILFIYGWNQYLWPLLITTDPDMNTIVMGIRQMFPAGDDIADWPVIMATSILAMIPPVIVVVSMQKLFIRGLVDSEK, from the coding sequence ATGGTGGAAAGGCGCGGGCGTTCGCTGTGGCTGACGCATGCGCTGATGATCCTGGGCGTCCTCGTCGTGTTCTTTCCGATCTGGCTGGCCTTCGTCGCCTCGACCGTGACCCAGCCCGACATCGCGCGCCCGCCCATGCCCCTGCTGCCCGGCGGACACCTTGTCGAGAATTACTCCAAGGCGCTCTTCTCCGGCGTGAACGTCCCGGTGGCGACGATGCTGGTCAATTCGCTGGTCATGGCGCTTGGCATTGCCATCGGCAAGATCGTCATCTCGCTGCTCTCGGCGTTCGCCATCGTCTACTTCCGCTTCCCGCTTCGCGGCGCCTTCTTCTGGCTGATCTTCCTGACCCTGATGCTGCCGGTCGAGGTGCGTATCGTGCCGACCTACGAGGTGATCGCGGGCTTCGGGATGCTCAACAGCTATTCCGGCCTGATCCTGCCGCTGATCGCCTCTGCGACGGCGACCTTCCTGTTCCGCCAGTTCTTCCTGACCGTCCCCGACGAACTGGCCGAGGCCGCCCGCGTCGACGGGGCACGCCCGATGCGGTTCTTCTGGGACATCCTGCTGCCGATGAGCCGGACCAATATCGCCGCGCTCTTCGTGATCCTATTCATCTACGGCTGGAACCAGTATCTCTGGCCCCTCCTCATCACCACCGACCCGGACATGAACACCATCGTGATGGGCATCCGCCAGATGTTCCCCGCGGGTGACGACATCGCGGACTGGCCGGTGATCATGGCGACTTCGATCCTTGCCATGATCCCGCCCGTGATCGTCGTCGTCTCGATGCAAAAGCTCTTCATCCGCGGCCTTGTCGACAGCGAGAAATAA
- the ugpA gene encoding sn-glycerol-3-phosphate ABC transporter permease UgpA: protein MEKRVFFKGWLLPLLLIAPQVAISGVFFFYPAGQAIWQSLFIPDPFGLSMQYVGLGNFEYLLSDPYYRASFWTTAVFSTLVTLVSMVPALFLAVLADRLIKGAGTYRTLLIWPYAVAPAVAGVLWLFMFNTRVGIVAWYLGLLGYDWNHVLNDTEAMGLVVVASSWGRISYNFLFFFAALQAVPKSLIEAAAIDGARFWRRFFNIVLPLLSPTTFFLLVVNVVYAFFETFGVIHTITSGGPQQATTILVYKVYKDGFVGQDLGSSAAQSVILLVVVGLLTVIQFRFVEKRVHY from the coding sequence ATGGAAAAGCGCGTCTTCTTCAAGGGCTGGCTGTTGCCGCTTCTGCTGATCGCACCGCAGGTCGCGATCTCGGGGGTGTTCTTCTTCTATCCTGCCGGACAGGCGATCTGGCAATCTCTCTTCATTCCCGACCCCTTCGGGCTCTCGATGCAATACGTGGGTCTGGGAAACTTCGAATACCTGCTGTCCGATCCCTATTACCGCGCCTCCTTCTGGACCACCGCGGTGTTTTCGACCCTCGTGACACTGGTCTCCATGGTCCCTGCCCTCTTTCTCGCCGTGCTCGCCGACCGGCTGATCAAGGGGGCCGGCACCTATCGGACCCTGCTGATCTGGCCCTATGCGGTGGCGCCCGCCGTGGCCGGGGTGCTCTGGCTTTTCATGTTCAACACCCGCGTCGGTATCGTGGCCTGGTATCTCGGGCTGCTGGGTTATGACTGGAACCATGTGCTGAACGATACCGAGGCGATGGGGCTGGTTGTCGTGGCCTCTTCCTGGGGCCGGATCAGCTACAACTTCCTGTTCTTCTTTGCAGCCCTTCAGGCGGTGCCGAAGTCCCTGATAGAGGCTGCGGCCATCGACGGCGCCCGATTTTGGCGGCGCTTCTTCAACATCGTTCTGCCGCTGCTGTCGCCCACCACCTTCTTCCTGCTGGTCGTGAATGTGGTCTATGCCTTCTTCGAGACCTTCGGCGTCATCCACACGATCACCAGCGGCGGCCCGCAGCAGGCAACCACCATCCTGGTCTACAAGGTCTACAAGGACGGTTTCGTCGGTCAGGATCTCGGGTCTTCGGCGGCCCAATCGGTGATCCTGCTGGTTGTCGTCGGGTTGCTGACCGTGATCCAGTTCCGCTTCGTCGAGAAACGGGTGCATTACTGA